One segment of Panulirus ornatus isolate Po-2019 chromosome 2, ASM3632096v1, whole genome shotgun sequence DNA contains the following:
- the LOC139752589 gene encoding glutamate receptor ionotropic, kainate 2-like, whose amino-acid sequence MVASEEEGVARLLTANYAFLSETQLMSYMFKENCSIKEINVKLFPSYGHLGYAKNLPFAGMLDRELFRLVSGGVIDRLRRRWWGVAIPCEERMPFTELDFTHTVTAFLVLLTGIILAIVFFMMEKICKKILLKKHKSFCISQVKVRFRQALMTQRCNANTSTNAVSSSTHDGRSIAVDPTGRYLGYETRAQANVVHKPNSSVNNRKAAVPDR is encoded by the exons ATGGTGGCCTCGGAGGAGGAGGGCGTCGCCAGGCTCCTCACCGCGAACTATGCCTTCCTCAGCGAGACCCAGCTAATGTCTTACATGTTCAAGGAAAACTGTAGCATCAAGGAGATCAACGTGAAGCTCTTCCCTTCTTATGGTCACCTTGGTTATGCCAAAAACTTACCCTTCGCTGGAATGCTCGACAGAGA ACTATTCCGCCTCGTGTCTGGTGGGGTGATAGACCGATTGCGACGTCGGTGGTGGGGCGTCGCGATCCCCTGCGAGGAACGGATGCCCTTCACGGAGCTCGACTTCACCCACACCGTCACTGCCTTCCTGGTGCTCCTGACTGGGATAATCCTCGCAATTGTCTTTTTCATGATGGAGAAGATCTGCAAGAAGATTTTGTTAAAAAAACACAAGTCTTTCTGCATCTCACAAGTGAAGGTCCGGTTCCGTCAGGCCTTGATGACGCAGAGGTGCAACGCGAACACATCTACCAATGCTGTTTCTTCCTCAACCCACGATGGTCGTTCTATCGCTGTGGATCCGACTGGACGCTACCTGGGGTATGAGACTCGGGCACAAGCGAACGTAGTTCACAAACCAAACTCTAGTGTTAATAACCGAAAAGCAGCAGTTCCTGACAGGTGA